The Deltaproteobacteria bacterium DNA segment GAGGTCGAGCTGGCGGGTGCGGAGGGAGCGCTCGCGGCCGTCGATGAGGACGGTCTCGGCGACGGTGGAGAGCTCGAGGGGGTCGCCACTCCAGACGACGAGGGTGGCGCGCTTGCCGGGAGAGAGGGAGCCGAGCTCGGCGCCCTTGCCCATCAGCTCGGCGGGCGTGAGGGTGATGGCCCGCAGGGCCTCGGCCCGGGGCAGGCCCTGAGCGACGGCGAGGCCGGCCTCCTGGCGCAGGCGGCCGGGCGCCATGGTCCAGCCCGCGCCGGTGATCACCAGCCGCACCCCGGCCGCGTGGAGGCGGGTCGCCGCGTCGTCCACGGCCTTGAGGGTCTCGAAGCGGGTCGGCCGCTGCTGGCTCGGCCGCAGGATCACCGGCACCCCGGCCGCCTTCAGCTCGGCCGCCACCCGCCAGGCCTCGGCCCCGCCGGTGATCACCAGCCGGAGCTTCTCCTCCCGGGCGAGGTCCAGGGCGGCGAGGATGTCGCTGGCCCGGTCGGCCTCCAGCACCAGGGGCAGCGCTCCCGCGAGCACCGGGAGGAGGGCCCGCAGGTGCAGGGGGGAGAGGGAGAGGGGACGCGAGGCGCCGCGCTCGAAGGCCTTGCGATCCTTGCCGTAGGCCCGGGCGTCCTCGAAGTGCTGGCGCAGGCGCAGCCAGACCCCGCCCCGGCTGCCCCCGACCGAGGCGGCCGCGCCCTCCCCCACCGCGCCGAAGGCGGCCGCGGGCCGGGTGGGATCGGGGCGGTCGGCGAGCTCACCGCTCAGGTCGACCCACACGCCCTCGCCGTGGAGCAGGGCGCCGGTGGGCCGGATCACGGTCCCGGTGATCCCCTCGCTGCGCGCCAGGGGGATGCGCATGCTCTCCGGGTTGAAGGCCGGCGCCACCCGGAAGCCCGGCGCCGCGACCTCCCCGCCGAGGGCGTGGTCGCTGGTGCTCTGCACCGCCGAGACCTCCGAGAGGCCGAAGAGGGAGTGCACCTCCACCAGGCCCGGGGTGATCGTCTTTCCCGAGACGTCGATCCGCCGCGTGCCCTCGGGGAGCGCCAGGCGCGGACCCACGGCGACGATCTTCCCGTCCCGCAGGAGCACCGTGGCGCGCTCGTGGACGGTGCCGTCGCCCACCTCCACCCGGGCGCCCACCAGGGCGCAGGGGTCGGCGAGGCAGAGCAGGGGCGCGGCGACCAGGAGCCAGCTCATCTCGC contains these protein-coding regions:
- a CDS encoding amidohydrolase family protein, whose protein sequence is MSWLLVAAPLLCLADPCALVGARVEVGDGTVHERATVLLRDGKIVAVGPRLALPEGTRRIDVSGKTITPGLVEVHSLFGLSEVSAVQSTSDHALGGEVAAPGFRVAPAFNPESMRIPLARSEGITGTVIRPTGALLHGEGVWVDLSGELADRPDPTRPAAAFGAVGEGAAASVGGSRGGVWLRLRQHFEDARAYGKDRKAFERGASRPLSLSPLHLRALLPVLAGALPLVLEADRASDILAALDLAREEKLRLVITGGAEAWRVAAELKAAGVPVILRPSQQRPTRFETLKAVDDAATRLHAAGVRLVITGAGWTMAPGRLRQEAGLAVAQGLPRAEALRAITLTPAELMGKGAELGSLSPGKRATLVVWSGDPLELSTVAETVLIDGRERSLRTRQLDLAERYLAR